The following proteins are encoded in a genomic region of Pungitius pungitius chromosome 19, fPunPun2.1, whole genome shotgun sequence:
- the LOC119198613 gene encoding copine-3-like, translating to MASGGAPLPGATHWATKVELTISCENLMDMDVFSKSDPLCALYIHTGSHWYEFGRTEMILNCLNPKFAKKFVVDYFFETVQKMKFCVYDIDNDTYDLGDDDFLGELECTLGQIVSNRQMTRPLLLKDKRPAGHGTITICAEEITDTRVAIFEVSGRRLDKKFLWWSDPFLELYKQTETGWQLAHRTEVVNDNVNPVWRPFRVSLRSLCGGEVERPIKVDCYDNHVSGAHDLIGSFKATLAEMQMGTHVSPAEFECIIPKKLKKKNYKNSGVICIKNCQVVKEYTFLDYIMGGCQINFPIAIDFTGSNGDPSSPQSLHYINPEGYNEYLSAIWAVGNVVQDYNSTKMFPVFGFGAQLPSTLQVSHEFPINFNPANPFCAGIEGVVQAYRQCLPRLKLWGPTNFSPIINHVVCFARQALHQNTASQYFVLLIITDGVITDMDQTRTAIVEASRLPMSIIIVGVGGADFSEMEFLDSDDKLLSSPRGDVASRDIVQFVPFRDFQGNSVALAQSVLAELPDQVASFFNSYKLKPPNILTESYPS from the exons ATGGCCTCAGGTGGGGCCCCATTGCCAGGGGCAACTCATTGGGCCACCAAGGTGGAGCTGACCATCTCCTGTGAGAACCTCATGGACATGGACGTGTTTTCTAAGTCTGATCCTCTGTGCGCCTTGTACATTCACACTGGCTCCCACTGGTATGAG TTTGGACGCACAGAGATGATCTTGAACTGCCTGAATCCAAAGTTTGCCAAGAAGTTTGTGGTCGATTACTTTTTCGAGACGGTGCAGAAGATGAAGTTCTGTGTGTATGATATTGACAATGACACCTATGACCTGGGGGATGATGATTTCTTGGGGGAGCTTGAATGCACCCTGGGACAg ATTGTTTCTAACAGGCAGATGACTCGACCTTTATTGCTGAAGGACAAGAGGCCTGCAGGTCATGGGACCATCACA ATCTGTGCCGAAGAGATAACCGACACCAGAGTGGCAATCTTTGAGGTGTCGGGCCGCCGGCTGGACAAAAAG TTTTTGTGGTGGTCCGATCCTTTCCTGGAACTCTACAAGCAGACAGAAACTGGATGGCAGCTGGCTCACAGGACAGAG GTGGTAAACGACAACGTAAATCCAGTGTGGAGACCCTTCCGCGTCTCTTTGCGATCTCTCTGCGGAGGAGAAGTGGAGAGACCTATAAAg GTCGACTGCTATGACAACCATGTGAGCGGCGCTCATGACCTCATTGGCAGCTTTAAAGCCACACTGGCTGAGATGCAAATGGGAACACACGTTTCccct GCTGAATTTGAGTGCATCATCCCAAAaaagctgaagaagaaaaactatAAAAACTCTGGAGTCATTTGCATTAAGAACTGCCAG GTGGTGAAGGAGTACACCTTCCTGGATTATATCATGGGTGGTTGTCAAATCAACTTCCCT ATTGCCATTGACTTCACAGGTTCTAACGGGGACCCCAGCTCCCCCCAGTCCCTCCACTACATCAACCCCGAGGGCTACAATGAGTACCTGTCAGCCATCTGGGCAGTGGGTAATGTCGTCCAGGACTATAACAG TACCAAGATGTTTCCCGTCTTTGGTTTTGGAGCCCAACTCCCTTCTACCTTGCAG GTTTCCCATGAATTTCCTATCAATTTCAATCCAGCAAATCCCTTCTGCGCCG GAATAGAGGGTGTGGTGCAGGCCTACCGGCAGTGTCTCCCACGGTTGAAGCTCTGGGGCCCCACCAACTTCTCTCCTATTATTAACCACGTTGTCTGCTTTGCCAGACAAGCTCTTCACCAGAATACGGCTTCA CAATACTTTGTACTGCTCATCATCACAGACGGTGTGATCACAGACATGGACCAGACACGCACTGCTATCGTGGAGGCCTCTCGCCTACCCATGTCCATCATTATCGTgggcgtggggggggcagacttcAGTGAAATGGAGTTCCTTGACAGTGATGACAAACTGCTGTCCTCGCCCAGGGGTGACGTCGCCTCGAGAGACATCGTCCAGTTTGTGCCCTTCAGGGATTTTCAA
- the rmdn1 gene encoding regulator of microtubule dynamics protein 1, producing MFATVLRRCVSGKLLPAPAAKAVRVRGTSHYSTTLRRTAAALTSGRAAVLLGLPALSCLTFEAYHRVQSAIVLYALEKEEVLEQADYLYSCAETEKLYQLLLQYKDSDDAEFLWRLARASRDLSVQPNMEAGRKKQLMFDGFEYAKKALEKDDKCFAAHKWYAVCLSDVGEYEGVKTKMGNSYIIREHLERAIELNPKDATSLFILGFWCFSFAELPWYQRKVAAVIFSSPPNSTYEEALEFFLKAEEADPNFYSKNLLMLGKTYMGMKDRERALHYLTKAKEYPAHTQEEKEVHKEALDFLKKLG from the exons ATGTTTGCTACCGTGCTGAGAAGATGCGTGAGCGGGAAGTTACTGCCGGCACCTGCCGCAAAAGCTGTCAGAGTCCGAGGGACAAGCCACTACTCGACAACTTTAAGGAGGACCGCCGCTGCCCTGACT AGCGGACGAGCTGCAGTCCTCCTGGGGCTCCCCGCACTATCCTGCCTGACCTTTGAAGCGTATCACAGGGTGCAGAGTGCCATCGTCCTCTACGCTTTAGAGAAAG AGGAGGTTTTGGAGCAGGCGGACTACCTGTACAGCTGTGCAGAGACGGAGAAGCtgtaccagctgctgctgcagtacaAGGACAG TGACGATGCAGAGTTCCTGTGGAGGCTGGCCCGGGCGTCTCGCGACCTGTCCGTCCAGCCCAACATGGAGGCCGGACGGAAGAAGCAGCTGATGTTTGACGGTTTCGAATATGCAAAGAAGGCCCTGGAGAAAGATGACAAGTGCTTCGCTGCACATAAA TGGTACGCAGTGTGTCTCAGCGACGTCGGGGAATACGAGGGAGTCAAGACGAAAATGGGAAATTCCTACATCATCAGGGAACATCTAGAG AGAGCTATTGAACTCAATCCCAAAGATGCCACTTCCTTATTTATATTGGGTTTCTG GTGCTTCTCCTTTGCCGAGCTGCCTTGGTACCAACGCAAGGTGGCGGCTGTCATTTTTTCTTCACCACCCAACTCCACGTACGAGGAG GCTTTGGAATTCTTCCTGAAAGCTGAAGAAG CTGATCCAAACTTCTACAGTAAAAATCTGCTGATGCTCGGGAAGACCTACATGGGCATGAAAGACCGAGAGAGGGCGCTGCACTATCTAACCAAAGCAAAAGAGTACCCGGcccacacacaggaagagaaagag GTCCACAAAGAGGCCCTTGACTTCCTGAAGAAACTAGGATGA
- the LOC119198601 gene encoding NEDD4-like E3 ubiquitin-protein ligase WWP1 yields the protein MATASSRAESSHNHRESSQLHAIISCAKIKRKKNRFVTAIYVEVTADGESRRTTKSHSSSSPKWDETLTLNVTPHTQVDFKVWSHNTLKADTLMGRATLDLIQALEQHDRKLENVKEVLKLIVEQKGALVPAGELTVYLDGLTVSGQEELAPLTNGNAANGTKVHHNGEALRENGDSSSSSLRAANSAVNGSDLGPRSSSCSVSNGVDGQEPSSSCSPSPRHVVNRDAPPNSTPVHQPSDSNTDSRTVNGESCNAALGPSSATTGDVLPSADGREDSSQDAAPPDADTAPDCTPQTLPTSTQAAASSSSSSSPSAAKPVDGVAAAASSPAQGAQTTTTSLSSSSPPALEEANPSGEAGGSSSATAPTDGAKPTQQVPTAGAADPLPPGWEQRKDPHGRTYYVDHNTRTTTWERPQPLPPGWERRVDDRGRIYYVDHNTRTTTWQRPTMESVRNFEQWQSQRSQLQGAMHQFNQRYLYSASMMSAENDPLGPLPPGWERRVDSNDRVYFVNHSTKTTQWEDPRTQGLQNEDPLPEGWEIRYTREGVRYFVDHNTRTTTFSDPRTGKSSVTKGPQIAYERSFRWKLAHFRYLCQSNALPSHVKITVSRQTLFEDSFQQIMALKPYDLRRRLYVIFRGEEGLDYGGLAREWFFLLSHEVLNPMYCLFEYAGKSNYCLQINPASAINPDHLSYFCFIGRFIAMALFHGKFIDTGFSLPFYKRMLNKKLILKDLESIDPEFYNSLIWIRDNNIEECCLEMYFSVDMEILGKITSHDLKPDGTNVLVTEENKEEYISLMAEWRFSRGVEGQTKAFLDGFNEVVPLQWLQYFDEKELEVMLCGMQEVDLQDWQRNTVYRHYTRNSKQIIWFWQLVKEVDNEVRLRLMQFVTGTCRLPLGGFAELMGSNGPQKFCIEKVGKDTWLPRSHTCFNRLDLPPYKSFDQLKEKLLFAIEETEGFGQE from the exons gaatgtaacaccacacacacaagtggaTTTCAAAGTATGGAGTCACAACACCCTAAAGGCCGACACTCTGATGGGCAGAGCCACGCTGGACCTAATTCAAGCCTTGGAACAGCATGACAGAAAAT TGGAGAATGTGAAGGAGGTGCTGAAACTGATcgtggagcagaagggagcTCTGGTTCCCGCCGGGGAGCTGACTGTTTACCTCGATGGTCTGACTGTCAGCGGGCAGGAAGAACTGGCACCACTTACCAACGGCAATGCAGCAAATGGCACCA AAGTCCACCACAATGGGGAGGCCCTCCGTGAAAATGGAGACTCGTCATCTTCTTCCTTGAGGGCTGCTAACAG cgCAGTGAACGGGTCTGACTTGGGCCCGAGGTCAAGTTCCTGTTCGGTCTCCAATGGTGTCGACGGACAGGAGCCTTCCAGCTCCTGCAGCCCCTCCCCTCGTCACGTTGTCAATAGAGACGCCCCACCCAACTCCACCCCAGTCCACCAACCCTCCGACAGTAACACAGACAGTAGGACGG TGAATGGGGAGTCCTGCAATGCTGCGCTCGGCCCATCGTCTGCTACGACAGGTGatgtgctgccctctgctgaTGGCCGCGAGGACTCCAGTCAAGATGCCGCCCCGCCGGACGCTGACACAGCACCAGATTGCACACCTCAAACCCTGCCGACCTCCACGCAGGCTGcggcttcttcctcctcctcctcctccccttctgctGCTAAGCCTGTAGAtggcgttgctgctgctgcttcctctcctgcaCAAGGGGCTCAGACAACCACAACCTCCTTATCGTCGTCGTCCCCCCCAGCATTAGAAGAAGCGAACCCTTCAGGAGAAGCCGGTGGTAGCAGCAGTGCAACGGCACCTACGGATGGGGCCAAGCCCACGCAGCAGGTCCCCACTGCTGGCGCCGCAGACCCTCTCCCACCGGG GTGGGAACAGCGCAAAGACCCGCATGGCAGAACTTATTATGTAGACCACAACACCAGAACTACGACCTGGGAAAGACCACAGCCATTACCCCCAGG TTGGGAGCGTAGAGTGGATGACCGGGGCAGGATCTATTATGTGGACCACAACACCAGGACAACCACATGGCAGCGTCCCACTATGGAATCAGTCCGCAATTTTGAACAGTGGCAGAGCCAGCGCAGCCAGCTGCAGGGAGCTATGCACCAGTTTAACCAGCGATACCTCTACTCA GCATCCATGATGTCTGCTGAGAATGACCCTCTCGGTCCGCTACCTCCTGGATGGG AGAGGCGGGTGGACTCCAATGACCGAGTGTACTTTGTCAACCACAGCACCAAGACAACGCAGTGGGAGGACCCCCGAACGCAAGG CCTACAAAATGAAGATCCTCTTCCTGAAGGTTGGGAGATCCGGTACACAAGGGAAGGAGTTCGCTACTTTGTGGATCACAACACTCGAACCACCACTTTCAGCGATCCTCGCACCGGAAAGTCCTCTGT CACCAAAGGGCCACAGATTGCCTACGAGCGCAGCTTTCGGTGGAAACTCGCCCATTTCCGCTATTTGTGCCAG TCTAACGCTCTCCCTAGCCATGTGAAGATCACAGTCTCCAGACAGACGTTGTTTGAAGACTCTTTTCAGCAA ATCATGGCCCTGAAGCCTTACGACTTGAGGAGGAGACTCTATGTTATCTTCAGAGGCGAGGAGGGTCTAGACTATGGTGGATTAGCCCG AGAATGGTTCTTCTTGTTGTCCCATGAAGTGCTGAACCCTATGTACTGCCTGTTTGAGTATGCCGGCAAGAGCAACTACTGTCTGCAGATCAACCCAGCCTCTGCTATCAACCCGGACCACCTCTCCTACTTCTGCTTCATAGGCCGCTTCATTGCTATG GCACTTTTCCATGGCAAGTTTATCGACACAGgcttctctctgcctttttACAAACGCATGCTGAATAAGAAGCTCATACTCAAAGACCTGGAGTCCATCGATCCAGAGTTCTACAACTCACTTATATGGATAAG GGACAACAACATTGAAGAGTGCTGTCTGGAGATGTACTTCTCAGTGGACATGGAGATCCTGGGAAAGATCACCTCTCACGACCTCAAACCGGATGGCACCAACGTTCTAGTCACTGAGGAGAACAAGGAGGAGTACATCAG TCTAATGGCCGAGTGGCGATTCTCCCGCGGCGTGGAAGGTCAGACCAAAGCTTTCCTGGACGGCTTCAACGAGGTGGTTCCACTTCAGTGGCTCCAGTACTTTGATGAAAAGGAGCTTGAG GTAATGCTCTGTGGAATGCAGGAGGTAGACCTTCAGGACTGGCAAAGGAACACGGTGTACCGCCACTACACAAGGAACAGCAAACAGATCATCTGGTTTTGGCAG CTGGTGAAGGAAGTGGACAACGAAGTGCGACTGCGGCTCATGCAGTTTGTCACCGGAACCTGCAGGCTTCCTCTGGGAGGCTTTGCTGAACTCATGg GAAGTAACGGGCCTCAGAAGTTCTGCATTGAGAAGGTGGGGAAGGACACATGGCTTCCTCGAAGCCACACATG tTTCAACCGTCTGGATTTGCCTCCTTACAAGAGTTTCGATCAGCTGAAAGAGAAGCTGCTCTTTGCCATCGAGGAAACGGAAGGATTTGGCCAAGAATAG